A section of the Phaseolus vulgaris cultivar G19833 chromosome 8, P. vulgaris v2.0, whole genome shotgun sequence genome encodes:
- the LOC137826089 gene encoding MDIS1-interacting receptor like kinase 2-like, translating into MESIKILALWRILSSFLLAFLTHSSLQLAWFSKTVVLASAASTGTVGDQAAADKNEANALLKWKHSFDNNSQDLLSTWTGSTSCQWQGIQCDKSMLVSSINLANYGLTGTLSTLNFSAFPNLLILNIFNNSFYGTIPQQIGNLSKVNVLNLSTNSFHGSIPQEMWTLRSLQGLDLYECQLNGEIPNSIANLSNLSYLDLGINDFSGYIPPEIGKLYKLEYLNIKCNKLSGSIPQEISMLRNLRNIDLALNSLSGAIPETIGNMSNLNQLRLSNNSLLSGPIPSSLWTMSNLTLLFLDNNNLSGSIPASIENLVNLQQLGLDYNHLSGPIPSTIGNLTKLTELYLRSNNLSGSIPPSIGNLNNLVTLSLQTNSLSGTIPATIGNLKNLTVLELSFNKLNGSVSQVLNNIRNLPYVFLAENDFTGHLPPQICSAGSLISLSAHHNHFTGPVPISLKNCPTITRLRLEGNQLEGDIAQDFGVYPNLVYIDLSDNKFYGQISPNWGKCPNLGTLRISNNNISGGIPVELVEATNLGKLHLSSNHLNGKIPKEFGNMKSLIELKISNNHLSGDIPKEIGSLKNLEQLDLAENQLSGTIPIEVVELPKLRNLTLSNNKINGNIPSEFSQFQPLEYLDLSGNLLSGTIPRQLGEMKLLQSLNLSHNNLSGNIPSSFDGISGLISVNISYNQLEGPLPNNKAFLNASIESLKNNRGLCGNLTGLILCPSNNSQKRHKGIQPALFIALGALFLVLGGVSVSLYILCRKTRKKDIHAKENVHSGKAVSGEVFSIWSHDGKIMFENIIEATDNFNEKYLIGLGGQGSVYKAEMPAGQVFAVKKLHLENEEKPNFKAFENEIQALTEIRHRNIVKLCGFCSHSQFSFLVYEFLEGGSLDQILIHEKKAAAFEWEMRVNAVKGVAYALSYMHHDCSPPIIHRDISSKNILLDSQKEAHISDFGTAKILKPGSRTWTTFAGTFGYAAPELALTMEVSEKCDVFSFGVLCLEIIMGKHPGDLISSLLSSSSAAITHSLLLIDVIDQRPPHPPKWVVGEVILVASLAFSCLSENPCSRPTMDQVAKKLMMGKSPLADKFPKIRLAQLL; encoded by the exons ATGGAATCCATCAAGATTCTAGCCTTATGGCGGATTCTGTCCTCCTTTCTTTTGGCCTTTCTAACACACTCTTCACTCCAACTTGCTTGGTTTTCCAAAACAGTAGTTTTGGCCTCTGCTGCCAGCACAGGAACTGTTGGTGATCAAGCTGCAGCTGATAAGAATGAAGCAAATGCACTGTTAAAGTGGAAACACAGCTTTGATAATAACAGCCAAGATCTCTTGTCAACTTGGACAGGTTCTACTTCATGTCAATGGCAAGGAATTCAGTGTGACAAATCCATGTTGGTCTCCAGCATAAATCTTGCAAATTACGGACTGACAGGTACACTTTCCACCCTCAACTTCTCCGCTTTTCCCAACCTCCTCATCCTAAACATCTTCAACAACTCCTTTTATGGGACCATTCCCCAACAAATTGGTAACTTGTCCAAAGTAAATGTTTTGAATCTTTCAACAAATTCTTTCCACGGTTCCATCCCTCAAGAAATGTGGACACTAAGAAGTTTACAAGGCCTTGATCTTTACGAATGTCAACTAAATGGAGAGATTCCTAATTCCATAGCAAACTTGTCCAACTTGTCATATCTAGATTTAGGAATAAACGATTTTTCTGGCTACATTCCACCAGAGATTGGAAAGTTGTACAAGTTAGAGTATCTAAATATTAAATGTAATAAACTTTCTGGTTCCATTCCTCAAGAAATTTCAATGTTGAGAAACCTTAGGAATATTGATCTGGCATTAAATTCTCTCTCTGGTGCTATCCCTGAAACAATAGGCAACATGAGTAATTTAAATCAACTTCGCCTTTCTAATAACTCCCTTCTATCTGGGCCAATCCCATCCTCCTTATGGACCATGTCTAACTTGACCTTGCTCTTTCTTGATAACAATAATCTTTCTGGATCAATCCCTGCTTCCATAGAAAACTTGGTCAATTTACAGCAACTTGGACTTGATTACAACCACCTTTCCGGACCTATTCCTTCCACAATTGGAAACTTGACCAAGCTCACCGAGTTGTATTTACGCTCTAACAATCTTTCTGGATCAATTCCTCCCTCTATAGGAAATTTGAACAATTTGGTAACACTTAGTCTCCAAACGAACAGTCTCTCCGGAACAATTCCTGCCACAATCGGAAATTTGAAAAACCTCACCGTTTTAGAACTGTCCTTCAACAAACTTAATGGCAGCGTTTCACAAGTCTTGAATAACATTCGGAACTTGCCTTACGTGTTTCTTGCTGAGAATGATTTCACAGGCCATTTACCACCTCAAATTTGCTCTGCTGGGTCCCTAATATCCCTTAGTGCTCATCACAACCATTTCACTGGTCCAGTGCCAATAAGCTTAAAGAACTGTCCTACTATTACTAGACTCAGGCTGGAAGGAAACCAATTGGAAGGAGATATAGCACAGGATTTTGGTGTATATCCAAATTTGGTATACATTGATTTGAGCGACAATAAGTTTTACGGCCAAATTTCACCAAACTGGGGGAAGTGTCCTAATCTTGGTACCTTAAGGATATCCAACAATAACATTTCTGGTGGTATACCAGTAGAACTTGTTGAGGCAACCAACCTAGGCAAGCTTCACCTTTCTTCTAACCACTTGAATGGAAAGattccaaaggaatttgggaaTATGAAATCCTTAATTGAACTCAAGATTAGCAACAACCATCTTTCTGGAGACATTCCAAAAGAAATCGGATCACTGAAAAATCTGGAACAGTTGGATCTTGCAGAAAACCAGTTGAGTGGAACAATACCGATAGAAGTTGTAGAATTGCCCAAGTTACGAAACTTGACTTTGagcaataataaaataaacggAAATATTCCCTCGGAGTTTAGCCAATTTCAGCCTCTTGAATATCTTGATCTTAGTGGGAATTTGTTGAGTGGAACTATACCGAGGCAGCTTGGAGAGATGAAGCTACTGCAATCGCTGAATCTCTCTCACAACAATCTTTCTGGAAATATTCCATCCAGTTTCGATGGCATTTCAGGTTTGATTTCGGTCAACATATCATACAACCAGTTAGAAGGGCCACTTCCGAATAATAAAGCTTTTCTTAATGCTTCTATTGAATCATTGAAAAATAACAGAGGCTTGTGTGGCAACCTCACTGGCTTGATTCTTTGCCCAAGCAACAACAGTCAGAAGAGGCACAAGGGCATTCAACCAGCATTATTCATTGCCTTGGGTGCTCTTTTTCTAGTATTAGGTGGGGTGTCAGTTTCACTGTATATTCTCTGTCGaaaaacaagaaagaaagatatACATGCTAAAGAAAATGTACATTCAGGAAAAGCAGTGTCTGGAGAAGTGTTTTCCATATGGAGTCACGATGGAAAAATTATGTTTGAAAATATCATTGAAGCTACCGATAATTTCAACGAAAAATATCTGATTGGACTTGGAGGGCAAGGATCTGTTTACAAAGCTGAGATGCCTGCAGGCCAGGTTTTTGCGGTGAAGAAACTTCATTTGGAAAATGAAGAGAAGCCTAATTTTAAAGcttttgaaaatgaaattcAAGCTCTGACAGAAATCAGGCACCGTAACATTGTAAAGCTGTGTGGATTTTGCTCACATTCACAGTTCTCATTTTTGGTCTACGAGTTCTTGGAAGGGGGTAGCTTGGATCAAATACTAATCCATGAAAAAAAAGCAGCTGCATTTGAGTGGGAAATGAGGGTAAATGCTGTTAAAGGTGTGGCCTATGCTTTATCCTATATGCATCACGATTGCTCACCACCAATAATTCATCGAGACATATCCAGCAAGAATATTCTTTTAGATTCACAAAAAGAAGCTCATATCTCTGATTTTGGAACAGCTAAGATTCTAAAACCTGGTTCACGCACTTGGACCACGTTTGCAGGCACCTTTGGGTATGCAGCTCCAG AGCTTGCCCTGACTATGGAAGTGAGTGAGAAATGTGATGTATTCAGTTTTGGAGTGCTTTGTCTAGAAATCATCATGGGGAAGCATCCTGGGGATCTGATATCTTCGTTGTTATCTTCATCTTCAGCAGCAATAACTCATAGCTTGCTACTAATTGATGTAATAGACCAAAGACCTCCTCATCCTCCTAAATGGGTTGTTGGGGAAGTCATTTTGGTTGCAAGCTTGGCTTTTTCTTGCTTGAGTGAAAATCCATGTTCTCGTCCAACCATGGATCAAGTGGCCAAAAAGCTTATGATGGGTAAATCACCTTTAGCAGATAAGTTCCCCAAGATCAGACTTGCACAACTCCTCTAA